From Gottschalkiaceae bacterium SANA:
GATTAAAAAATTCTTATTCTGATTCAAAATAGCCAGCATCTTTTGCACGCCGCATTTCAGCTGATAATTCATCTTCTCGCAATACATTTACAACATCGCGCCTCTCTGGCAATAGGATCCAGCAAGCCAGATACAACCAAAATCCAAAACTTGCTGCAAAAACCAATACCAGACAAATGATACGGACAATGGCCACATCGAGTTTAAAAGAGTCCGCAATTCCTGCACATACACCAGCAATTTTCCCTTTTTTTGAATCCCGATAAAATCTTCCTGCCATCTTAGTTCTCCTCTGTTTCCACCACGCCTTTCAAGGATGCTGCCAATCCAGCCAACCCTTGAATCTCGGATGGGATAATAATCTTTGTTGCTTGTCCATCAGCTACCTTCGCTAATGCCTCAAAGGATTTCAATGTCAAAACAGCTTGATCTGTCTTCGCTTCTTTCAACATCTTCAAGCCTTCAGCCGTTGCGCTTTGAACCTTCAAAATCGCTTCTGCTTCCCCTTCGGCCTCTCGAATTGCAGCTTCACGGTTCGCTTCGGCACGTAGAATCATCGATCGTTTTTCCGCTTCTGCTTTCAAAATTTCTGATTCCTTGTCTCCTTCAGCAACCAAGATTGTCGATCTTTTCTCGCCTTCAGCACGTAAAATGGATTCACGACGCTGACGTTCAGCCTTCATCTGTTTCTCCATGGCATCTTGAATTTCAGCTGGTGGCAAAATATTTTTCAATTCTACCCGGTTCACTTTAATGCCCCATGGATCTGTGGCTTCATCCAAAATCGAACGCATCTTGGTGTTAATCGTATCTCGGGAAGTTAATGTTTCATCCAGTTCCAAATCCCCGATGATATTACGAAGAGTGGTTGCCGTCAAGTTTTCAATGGCTGCTATTGGATGGCTTACCCCATAGGTATAGGCCTTTGGATCTGTAATTTGATAATAAATCACCGTATCAATCTGCATGGTGACATTATCTTTGGTAATTACTGGTTGTGGCGGAAAATCCA
This genomic window contains:
- a CDS encoding SPFH domain-containing protein, whose protein sequence is MGGFIGFIVIVAVVISLIATNIRIVPQAYGFVLERLGAYQGTWSVGLHIKIPLLDRIANKVSLKEQVVDFPPQPVITKDNVTMQIDTVIYYQITDPKAYTYGVSHPIAAIENLTATTLRNIIGDLELDETLTSRDTINTKMRSILDEATDPWGIKVNRVELKNILPPAEIQDAMEKQMKAERQRRESILRAEGEKRSTILVAEGDKESEILKAEAEKRSMILRAEANREAAIREAEGEAEAILKVQSATAEGLKMLKEAKTDQAVLTLKSFEALAKVADGQATKIIIPSEIQGLAGLAASLKGVVETEEN